A single window of Synechococcus sp. CBW1004 DNA harbors:
- the pstA gene encoding phosphate ABC transporter permease PstA produces MDPTNLASASASSGLFERRPLQFDPALRRNRVNKLLTSVSALFAAIAVLPLVLVLLYVLLQGGRLLSLRLFLELPPAPGLSGGGIGNAVLGTILVTLLATLITVPVGIGGGVYLSEYAGKGWFGQFVGFANDVLAGVPSIISGVFIYGMIVATRLFFGQSYSALAGGVALSVLMLPTVIKTTYEGLKLVPNDLRLGAYGVGASRFVTITRVVIPAALTPISTGVVLAIARAAGETAPLIFTALFSPFWPDGVFNPIATLSVLIFNFAIMPYEAQNELAWAASFVLVVMILIANLLSRWISHVSRS; encoded by the coding sequence ATGGACCCCACCAATCTCGCCTCAGCCAGCGCCAGTTCCGGACTCTTCGAGCGGCGTCCGCTTCAGTTCGATCCAGCTCTGAGGCGCAACCGCGTCAACAAGCTGCTCACCAGCGTTTCGGCCCTGTTTGCGGCCATCGCGGTCCTGCCGCTGGTCCTGGTGCTGTTGTATGTGCTCCTTCAGGGGGGACGCCTGCTCAGTCTGCGGCTTTTCCTGGAGCTGCCCCCGGCTCCGGGCCTGAGTGGCGGCGGCATCGGCAACGCGGTCCTGGGGACGATCCTGGTGACGCTTCTCGCCACTCTGATCACAGTGCCTGTCGGCATCGGCGGTGGCGTCTATCTCTCCGAATACGCGGGCAAGGGCTGGTTCGGTCAGTTCGTGGGATTTGCCAATGACGTGCTGGCCGGTGTGCCCTCCATCATCAGCGGCGTCTTCATCTACGGGATGATCGTCGCCACCCGCCTGTTCTTTGGTCAGAGCTACAGCGCCCTGGCCGGGGGTGTGGCCCTTTCGGTGCTGATGCTTCCCACCGTCATCAAGACCACCTACGAGGGCCTCAAGCTGGTGCCCAACGACCTGCGGCTTGGCGCCTACGGGGTCGGGGCCTCGCGCTTCGTCACCATCACGCGGGTGGTGATTCCAGCAGCGCTCACGCCGATCTCCACAGGAGTCGTGCTGGCGATCGCCCGGGCGGCGGGGGAAACGGCGCCACTGATCTTCACGGCCCTGTTCTCCCCCTTCTGGCCCGATGGGGTGTTCAACCCGATCGCGACCCTGTCGGTGCTGATCTTCAACTTCGCGATCATGCCCTATGAGGCCCAGAACGAACTGGCCTGGGCGGCCTCCTTCGTCCTGGTTGTCATGATTCTGATCGCCAATCTGCTGTCTCGTTGGATCAGCCACGTCTCCCGGAGCTGA
- the pstC gene encoding phosphate ABC transporter permease subunit PstC, protein MTVTPGTGREQLFSRRRRPAGERMLDIVFRQLTLALAAVVAIVLLAIFLTLIQGSHEAIASFGLRFLTTSAWDPVNESYGAFVAIYGTLVSSLLALLIAVPLGVGTALFITEDLIPMQLRELIGLMVELLAAIPSVVLGLWAIFVMEPAIRPVLQLLHAVLGWLPLFSTTPMGPGMAPAILILVVMILPIITAISRDALRQVPVELRQGAYGVGTTRWGAIFAVILPAAISSIIGGVMLALGRAMGETMAVTMIIGNSLNFSFSLLAPGNTIASMLANQFGEADGIQVSALMYAALILMVLTFSVNVLAQWVVRRLSLKY, encoded by the coding sequence ATGACCGTCACCCCAGGAACGGGCAGGGAGCAACTGTTCAGCCGCAGGCGCAGACCTGCCGGCGAACGGATGCTGGACATCGTCTTCCGGCAATTGACTCTCGCCCTGGCGGCGGTGGTGGCGATCGTCCTGCTGGCGATCTTCCTCACCCTGATCCAGGGATCCCACGAGGCCATCGCCAGCTTCGGCCTCCGCTTCCTCACCACCTCGGCCTGGGACCCGGTGAATGAGAGCTACGGGGCCTTCGTCGCCATCTATGGAACGTTGGTGAGTTCCCTCCTGGCCCTGCTGATCGCGGTGCCGCTCGGTGTCGGTACAGCCCTGTTCATCACGGAAGATCTCATTCCGATGCAACTCAGGGAATTGATCGGCCTGATGGTGGAGCTCCTGGCGGCGATTCCCTCCGTCGTGCTCGGACTGTGGGCCATCTTCGTGATGGAACCCGCCATCCGACCGGTTCTCCAGCTGCTGCATGCCGTGCTCGGCTGGTTGCCCCTGTTCTCCACCACTCCGATGGGGCCGGGCATGGCTCCGGCGATTCTCATTCTGGTGGTGATGATCCTGCCGATCATCACGGCCATCTCCCGCGATGCGCTGCGCCAGGTGCCGGTGGAGCTCCGCCAGGGGGCCTATGGGGTGGGAACGACCCGCTGGGGGGCCATCTTCGCCGTGATCCTGCCGGCGGCCATCTCGTCGATCATCGGCGGCGTGATGCTGGCCTTGGGACGGGCGATGGGCGAAACGATGGCGGTGACCATGATCATCGGCAATTCGCTCAATTTCAGCTTTTCCCTGCTGGCCCCCGGGAACACCATCGCCTCGATGCTGGCCAATCAGTTCGGCGAGGCCGATGGCATCCAGGTTTCAGCGCTGATGTATGCGGCGCTGATCCTGATGGTTCTCACATTCTCGGTGAATGTTCTGGCCCAGTGGGTCGTCCGGCGCCTGAGCCTGAAGTACTGA